In Vigna angularis cultivar LongXiaoDou No.4 chromosome 8, ASM1680809v1, whole genome shotgun sequence, one DNA window encodes the following:
- the LOC108345376 gene encoding lachrymatory-factor synthase: protein MESIEQGSQEKWKGKAIAEVKGVKAEKVWPLLEDFFGLSKWFPTPMCIPVEGISGIPGCVRFCGGFKTPVDDDAKKSVNWTKQKLLSIDPARWTFTYCIVDSNVGFHSYLATWTVRPTAEGCEVEWLYEVEPVQGWTLEYLDSFIDKGLLAMAKNMEQGLKTMEEALMSHK, encoded by the coding sequence ATGGAGTCTATCGAGCAAGGAAGCCAGGAAAAATGGAAGGGGAAGGCCATAGCAGAAGTGAAAGGAGTGAAAGCAGAAAAAGTTTGGCCTCTTTTGGAGGATTTCTTCGGCCTGAGCAAGTGGTTTCCCACACCGATGTGCATTCCCGTTGAAGGAATCTCCGGAATACCAGGGTGTGTGCGTTTCTGCGGTGGTTTCAAGACACCGGTGGACGATGATGCCAAAAAATCTGTGAACTGGACCAAGCAGAAGCTGTTATCCATCGACCCTGCTCGGTGGACTTTTACCTATTGTATTGTGGATAGCAACGTTGGGTTTCACTCCTACCTTGCAACCTGGACAGTGAGGCCAACCGCTGAAGGGTGTGAGGTTGAGTGGCTCTACGAAGTCGAACCGGTTCAAGGCTGGACACTTGAATATCTTGATTCCTTCATAGACAAAGGCTTGCTTGCCATGGCTAAGAACATGGAACAAGGTTTGAAGACCATGGAAGAAGCACTCATGTCCCACAAGTAA